Proteins from a single region of Rubeoparvulum massiliense:
- the nth gene encoding endonuclease III — protein MRKRDIPELIQRLDQMFPNAQCELVHHSPFTLLVATMLSAQTTDEMVNRVTKDLFQSYDQPEQYAAMSQEELEKHIRRIGLFRSKAKHIIAMSKILLEEYHGEVPQTREELVKLPGVGRKTANVVISNAFHVPAIAVDTHVDRVSKRLGLSKWKDSVLEVEKNLMKLIPQEEWTQTHHRLIFLGRYQCKAQNPQCADCQLLDLCREGLKRMKNADLVENT, from the coding sequence GTGAGAAAAAGAGATATCCCTGAATTGATACAACGGTTAGACCAGATGTTTCCTAATGCACAGTGTGAATTAGTTCATCATTCTCCGTTTACGCTTCTCGTAGCAACGATGTTAAGTGCACAGACCACCGATGAGATGGTTAATCGAGTCACCAAGGATCTGTTTCAATCATATGATCAACCTGAGCAATATGCGGCGATGTCACAGGAAGAGCTGGAAAAGCATATTCGTCGTATTGGCCTATTTCGGTCAAAGGCAAAGCATATCATTGCCATGAGTAAAATATTATTAGAAGAATACCATGGTGAAGTTCCACAGACGAGGGAAGAGCTTGTAAAATTGCCTGGTGTGGGAAGGAAAACGGCTAATGTCGTTATTTCAAATGCCTTTCATGTTCCTGCTATTGCAGTGGATACCCATGTTGATCGTGTTTCAAAACGTTTAGGATTAAGTAAATGGAAGGATAGTGTGCTTGAGGTTGAAAAAAATTTAATGAAATTGATTCCTCAAGAGGAATGGACACAAACACATCACCGTCTCATCTTTTTGGGACGTTATCAATGTAAGGCACAGAACCCGCAGTGTGCAGATTGTCAGCTACTGGACCTGTGTCGAGAAGGATTGAAAAGAATGAAAAATGCCGATTTGGTAGAGAATACATAG
- a CDS encoding DUF402 domain-containing protein — MEEPKVGSNITIISYKHDGSFHRKWESSMLLKHRAHPIIGNYHAQVSESNGEHWQTREPAIGFFRRDRWYNIIAMIRDTGIFYYCNLGSPVRWKNGTLTYIDYDLDVKVFPNGDYIILDKDEFSEHRAAMNYDKATVTKIYQGLDQLLYLIKNRKGPFHPSTVEMWYQKYMQFQPELRQVHQETFHWQERSEKIN, encoded by the coding sequence ATGGAAGAGCCAAAGGTGGGATCCAACATAACAATTATCAGTTACAAGCACGATGGATCCTTTCACCGTAAATGGGAATCATCGATGTTATTGAAACATCGTGCTCACCCAATCATTGGAAATTATCATGCCCAGGTTAGTGAATCCAATGGGGAGCACTGGCAAACACGTGAACCAGCAATCGGCTTTTTTCGACGGGACCGCTGGTATAATATTATTGCCATGATACGTGATACGGGTATCTTTTATTATTGCAATTTAGGTTCCCCGGTCCGTTGGAAGAATGGAACACTTACGTATATCGATTATGATCTTGATGTCAAAGTTTTTCCCAATGGCGATTACATCATCTTAGATAAGGATGAGTTTTCAGAGCACAGAGCAGCGATGAACTACGATAAGGCCACGGTTACGAAAATCTATCAAGGATTGGATCAATTGCTATACTTAATTAAGAATCGCAAGGGACCGTTTCATCCTTCAACCGTTGAAATGTGGTATCAAAAATACATGCAATTTCAGCCTGAATTACGTCAAGTTCATCAAGAAACATTTCATTGGCAGGAGCGCTCTGAAAAAATTAATTAA
- a CDS encoding cation diffusion facilitator family transporter has protein sequence MTSIRNHEEKTTQGEIGAWLSIIAYLVLSLFKLIAGNMSNSKALIADGMNNVTDIIASVAVLIGIKIAKRPADDDHPYGHRRAETIASLFASFVMATISIQVLMDVIIDLLNKTPVTPDPIAAWCALISAIIMYFVYRYNLRLSKKIKSLALKAAAKDNLSDAWVSIGAGAGILAAQWNMAWLDPIFALIIGCIIAKTAWGIFHESSHMLTDGFNIEQLEAYQAHILTMDGVVEVTEMKGRMQGNQIFIEATILVDSSLTIAEGHRISDQIEWSMAQYFDIHHVHIHVEPAYFTDINRDKGSDGV, from the coding sequence ATGACATCCATACGGAATCATGAAGAAAAAACAACACAGGGAGAGATAGGTGCTTGGCTTAGTATTATCGCCTACCTCGTACTCTCCTTGTTTAAACTGATCGCGGGGAATATGAGTAACTCTAAAGCCCTTATTGCTGATGGCATGAACAATGTAACCGATATTATTGCCTCTGTAGCAGTACTGATCGGGATAAAAATTGCGAAGCGCCCTGCCGACGATGATCATCCATACGGTCATCGTCGAGCAGAAACCATTGCTTCTCTCTTCGCTTCATTTGTCATGGCTACCATAAGCATTCAAGTACTGATGGATGTAATTATCGATCTCCTGAATAAGACCCCTGTAACTCCTGACCCTATCGCTGCTTGGTGCGCTCTCATCTCGGCGATAATCATGTATTTCGTTTATCGCTATAATCTCCGATTAAGTAAAAAAATTAAAAGCCTTGCTCTCAAAGCTGCAGCAAAGGATAATCTCTCCGATGCTTGGGTGAGTATTGGTGCTGGCGCAGGTATCCTTGCAGCACAATGGAACATGGCCTGGTTAGATCCTATCTTTGCATTAATCATTGGCTGTATCATTGCCAAGACAGCTTGGGGCATCTTTCATGAGTCTTCTCATATGCTCACAGATGGGTTTAATATAGAGCAACTTGAAGCATATCAGGCGCATATCCTTACAATGGATGGCGTAGTGGAAGTCACCGAAATGAAAGGACGAATGCAAGGAAATCAAATCTTTATTGAAGCCACTATCCTTGTTGATTCCAGTTTAACCATTGCTGAAGGACATCGTATTAGTGATCAGATTGAGTGGAGCATGGCTCAGTACTTTGATATCCATCACGTCCATATTCATGTAGAACCTGCCTATTTTACCGATATAAATAGAGACAAAGGTTCAGATGGTGTTTAA
- a CDS encoding cyclic-di-AMP receptor, producing MKMLVAVVQDWAEEAIVQTLTQEQYRVTKLTSSGGFLRQGSTTLFIGVEESDLTNCLNKLKQVCEESEASWKREKDDKTSNVTLFVLDEPPLMTM from the coding sequence ATGAAAATGCTTGTTGCTGTTGTACAAGATTGGGCTGAAGAAGCCATTGTACAGACGCTAACACAAGAACAATATCGGGTCACAAAGCTGACTAGTAGTGGCGGGTTTTTACGCCAAGGTAGCACGACGCTCTTCATTGGAGTAGAAGAAAGCGACTTAACCAATTGTTTGAATAAACTTAAACAGGTTTGTGAAGAATCTGAAGCGTCATGGAAGAGGGAAAAGGATGATAAAACATCAAATGTAACGCTATTTGTTCTTGATGAACCCCCTTTAATGACCATGTAA
- a CDS encoding cob(I)yrinic acid a,c-diamide adenosyltransferase, whose protein sequence is MKIYTRTGDRGETSLAYGKRVPKNSLRVEGYGTVDEANSAIGVIMAALPNEEWTQPLVLELKQIQTKLFHIGSELATPADKTVHWPAKEEDVQFLETAIDWKDQQLTPLQQFILPGGHLAAAYTHLARTIVRRAERCATSVAMEEPLNPIVVRYLNRLSDYLFVLARYINQQIGVAEPVLHQE, encoded by the coding sequence ATGAAGATCTATACAAGAACGGGAGATCGTGGAGAGACTTCTTTAGCCTACGGAAAGAGAGTACCTAAAAATTCTTTGCGCGTGGAAGGGTATGGTACGGTTGATGAAGCTAACTCGGCTATTGGTGTGATCATGGCTGCACTGCCAAATGAGGAATGGACCCAACCTTTAGTACTCGAGCTTAAGCAAATACAAACAAAACTATTCCATATCGGTAGTGAGCTAGCAACACCTGCTGATAAAACGGTTCATTGGCCAGCAAAAGAAGAGGATGTGCAGTTTTTAGAGACAGCCATCGATTGGAAGGATCAGCAACTGACTCCCTTGCAGCAGTTTATTCTTCCAGGAGGTCACCTTGCAGCAGCTTATACTCACCTAGCCCGTACCATTGTCCGACGCGCTGAACGTTGTGCCACCAGTGTGGCCATGGAGGAACCACTCAATCCAATTGTGGTTCGTTATCTTAACCGTTTATCGGACTATCTTTTTGTCCTTGCTCGCTATATTAATCAGCAAATTGGGGTAGCAGAACCTGTCCTTCATCAAGAGTAA
- a CDS encoding methyl-accepting chemotaxis protein, with protein MSNRKVVRYMLVLMWVAWAALMISDYLREDSVLLNLILGIVLLVLPTITTFIPKLDPQTPYILIIGLISYSTILTVFTEDASRFNLLFMMYYVALMTSTLFYKRGIIYTTIGLSFFIQISFIFAIPELIQSTVTMSVYVQLLFVYALVSIIAMVQGKLGRGYIIDAEHHAEETAVQMEKVESLLSNLKDGANEVDHEVDQFTEEGNQLQEISGQVLQAIREIAKGAEHQTESINDAVNFLRQVVERIERVAEETAHVNEVASGTSQRAGESSQQMDELSEKMQQNGSMIEAINQATNALSHKIVEVSGLLASIKDVAEQTNLLALNASIEAAHAGEHGRSFAVVAEEIRKLAEQTNRLAQNIQEGLGEVGERMHKMEERAQEGITVTTASLEMVGEAKGSFDNIVQSIQVLVEQVEHTTDETQEIKKFSDKVLAEFDNLSAIVEEASASAEEVTASAEEQQHAIEHSFGRLERIRQLVKSWSR; from the coding sequence GTGAGTAATCGTAAGGTTGTTCGTTATATGCTAGTTTTAATGTGGGTTGCATGGGCCGCATTAATGATTTCAGACTATTTACGAGAGGATTCTGTTCTACTTAATCTCATATTGGGGATTGTGTTGTTAGTTCTTCCAACCATAACAACATTCATTCCTAAGCTCGATCCTCAAACTCCATATATTTTAATCATCGGTCTTATTTCCTATAGTACAATTCTAACTGTGTTTACAGAAGATGCATCACGCTTCAATCTGCTTTTTATGATGTATTACGTAGCATTAATGACTTCTACGCTGTTCTATAAAAGGGGAATTATCTATACAACCATCGGTTTAAGCTTTTTTATTCAAATCTCCTTTATCTTTGCTATACCTGAATTAATTCAATCCACTGTGACCATGTCTGTGTATGTTCAACTTCTTTTTGTATATGCTCTTGTCAGTATTATCGCCATGGTTCAGGGAAAGCTGGGACGAGGCTATATCATAGATGCTGAGCATCATGCTGAAGAGACAGCGGTACAAATGGAGAAAGTAGAGAGCTTACTTAGCAATCTTAAAGATGGTGCTAATGAAGTGGATCATGAGGTAGATCAATTTACAGAAGAAGGGAATCAACTTCAAGAGATCAGCGGTCAAGTGCTTCAAGCGATTCGGGAGATTGCTAAAGGGGCAGAGCATCAAACAGAGAGCATCAATGATGCGGTAAACTTTTTACGGCAAGTGGTAGAACGGATTGAACGGGTAGCAGAAGAGACAGCACACGTCAATGAAGTAGCTAGTGGTACCTCCCAACGTGCTGGAGAGAGCAGTCAGCAAATGGATGAATTATCCGAGAAGATGCAACAGAATGGCAGCATGATTGAAGCGATCAATCAAGCAACTAATGCCTTGTCCCACAAGATTGTGGAAGTAAGTGGACTTTTAGCCTCCATCAAGGATGTTGCAGAGCAGACCAATCTGCTAGCACTCAACGCATCCATCGAAGCAGCACATGCTGGCGAACATGGGAGAAGTTTTGCTGTTGTAGCAGAAGAGATTCGTAAGCTAGCTGAACAGACCAATCGTTTAGCGCAGAATATTCAAGAAGGTTTAGGAGAAGTTGGAGAACGTATGCATAAAATGGAAGAGCGAGCCCAGGAAGGAATTACAGTGACTACTGCCAGTCTTGAGATGGTAGGTGAAGCAAAAGGGTCCTTCGATAATATTGTTCAGAGCATTCAAGTGCTCGTAGAGCAAGTTGAGCATACAACAGATGAGACACAAGAGATTAAGAAGTTTTCTGATAAGGTGTTAGCAGAATTCGATAATCTATCAGCGATTGTTGAAGAGGCTAGTGCCAGTGCAGAAGAAGTCACCGCATCTGCTGAAGAACAGCAGCATGCAATTGAGCATTCATTTGGTCGCTTAGAACGGATTCGTCAATTGGTGAAGTCCTGGTCGAGGTAG
- a CDS encoding GNAT family N-acetyltransferase — MVIRSFRLSDYAAIMEIWKETGLAYEDMESMDAIAKQLAWDSELVLVAELDENVVGVIVGTIDRGRAYFYRLAVLKAYQKRGIGRGLVQALEERLQKRGAYQIFIMVNQKNEKVIPFYQSLGYDVERYITMSKKL; from the coding sequence GTGGTCATTCGTTCTTTTCGGCTTAGTGATTATGCAGCGATAATGGAAATTTGGAAAGAGACAGGGCTAGCATACGAAGATATGGAGTCCATGGATGCCATTGCAAAACAACTAGCATGGGACAGTGAATTGGTGCTGGTAGCCGAATTGGACGAAAATGTAGTGGGGGTAATCGTAGGTACTATTGACAGGGGGCGGGCTTATTTTTATCGCTTAGCTGTACTGAAGGCCTACCAAAAAAGAGGAATTGGACGAGGCTTAGTTCAAGCCCTGGAAGAGCGGCTGCAAAAGCGAGGTGCCTATCAAATCTTCATTATGGTGAATCAAAAGAATGAAAAGGTGATTCCATTTTATCAGTCCTTGGGCTATGATGTGGAACGGTATATCACCATGTCGAAGAAGCTATAG
- a CDS encoding D-2-hydroxyacid dehydrogenase, whose protein sequence is MLVVTTMHLSEKHQEQFHHQFPQHELQVYPSIDEARHSLPQAEILLTYGEDLTVDLLEEMKQLQWIHVISAGIDRLPFNELEQRGILVTNARGIHAIPMAEYTIWAILTLARQGKKLFTQQEECLWDRSTRMTEVAEQTLGILGTGAIGQEIARKAKALDLRVIGYNRSGEHPKHFDVIVTGADLNQLFQEADYIVSVLPRTADTDGLVDQRRLHLMKRDASFINIGRGNVVDEEALIEVLRNQRIKGAVLDVFQTEPLPVEHPFWSLENCIVTPHLSGRFPKYMERAMNIFYHNLHVWEDRTGELKNKVDLTRRY, encoded by the coding sequence ATGCTAGTTGTGACAACAATGCATTTATCAGAAAAGCATCAAGAGCAATTTCACCATCAATTTCCCCAACATGAGCTTCAAGTGTACCCCTCCATCGACGAAGCTCGTCATAGTCTGCCCCAAGCTGAGATTCTGCTTACATATGGGGAGGATTTAACGGTTGACTTGCTTGAAGAGATGAAACAGCTTCAGTGGATTCATGTGATCAGCGCAGGCATTGATCGTTTACCATTTAATGAGCTGGAACAACGAGGGATACTTGTAACCAATGCAAGGGGGATCCACGCGATTCCCATGGCTGAATACACCATTTGGGCGATTTTGACTCTTGCTCGTCAAGGGAAGAAACTATTCACGCAACAAGAGGAATGTCTCTGGGATCGTTCTACTCGAATGACCGAGGTGGCGGAGCAAACATTAGGAATACTGGGGACGGGAGCCATTGGGCAGGAGATTGCCAGGAAAGCGAAAGCCCTAGATTTACGAGTCATTGGATATAATCGAAGCGGTGAGCATCCAAAACACTTTGATGTAATTGTTACCGGCGCCGATCTAAATCAGCTATTTCAAGAGGCAGACTATATTGTTTCGGTATTACCGCGTACAGCGGATACGGATGGACTAGTTGATCAAAGACGACTCCATCTGATGAAGAGGGATGCTTCTTTTATCAATATTGGCCGTGGCAATGTAGTAGATGAGGAGGCACTCATTGAAGTTTTACGTAACCAAAGGATTAAAGGGGCAGTGCTCGATGTATTTCAAACGGAACCACTTCCAGTTGAGCATCCCTTCTGGTCGCTGGAGAATTGTATTGTAACGCCACATTTATCTGGACGCTTCCCGAAATACATGGAGCGAGCAATGAATATTTTTTATCATAACCTCCATGTTTGGGAAGACCGTACAGGAGAGTTAAAGAATAAAGTAGATTTAACCAGAAGGTATTAG
- a CDS encoding ECF transporter S component → MKEKRSVQLLVSVAMLSGVAFVMMYFDFPLPMFPDFLKIDFSEVPALIGGILFGPAAGVMIELIKNVLHYVFKSAATGVPIGQLGNFIAGSLFVISTVVIYRKWRTWKALIFGMLTGTVVMAVGMAFANYFILIPAYAYFLDMGFMNDTKFELILYAISPFNFFKGLIIAVIAYPLMIKLIPKIKVNSLRA, encoded by the coding sequence ATGAAAGAGAAACGATCAGTACAGCTTTTAGTCTCTGTTGCAATGTTGTCAGGTGTTGCTTTTGTCATGATGTATTTTGATTTTCCACTTCCGATGTTCCCAGACTTCTTAAAAATCGATTTTAGCGAAGTTCCAGCATTAATTGGTGGCATTCTCTTTGGGCCAGCTGCTGGTGTAATGATTGAATTGATTAAAAATGTACTTCATTATGTTTTTAAATCTGCTGCTACAGGGGTTCCCATTGGGCAGTTAGGCAACTTTATTGCCGGTTCCCTCTTTGTCATTAGTACCGTTGTGATTTATCGGAAATGGCGGACTTGGAAAGCACTTATTTTTGGAATGCTTACAGGCACAGTGGTAATGGCCGTAGGTATGGCCTTCGCCAATTACTTTATCCTAATTCCTGCATATGCCTATTTCCTTGATATGGGATTCATGAATGATACTAAATTCGAATTGATCCTCTATGCCATTAGTCCATTCAATTTCTTTAAAGGGTTGATTATTGCCGTGATTGCTTATCCCTTAATGATAAAGCTTATTCCAAAAATCAAGGTGAATTCCCTTCGTGCTTAA
- a CDS encoding ABC transporter permease, which produces MIRIMKAEWYKLCRLKKTYFAFGFLLVLQLVAVWPILEMNRQFGAPKMSAFDFSASMLQGFSGVLIPVIMVITILELINTDLRDGTMRMTLIRPYTRSQVLLGKWLAAITFLLTILLFLLLTSLMTGFIFFSLESTGVAFSELIGMYLAAILPQAGLVSLMFLLAILINHGATTMGALFLFLIGSSIVDMLKPKIGQFLLPIYLDRLEPFSMESHDLLLWTSVSVGYLVLSLLLTDLIFRRKDLLQ; this is translated from the coding sequence ATGATTCGGATTATGAAGGCAGAATGGTATAAGCTATGTCGACTAAAAAAAACATATTTTGCTTTTGGTTTTTTACTAGTGCTTCAATTGGTGGCGGTTTGGCCAATCTTAGAGATGAATAGGCAGTTTGGGGCACCTAAGATGTCTGCATTCGACTTTTCTGCATCCATGCTACAGGGATTTAGCGGAGTCTTGATCCCAGTCATTATGGTGATTACAATTTTAGAATTGATCAATACAGACTTACGTGATGGAACGATGAGAATGACTTTGATTCGTCCCTATACCCGTAGTCAAGTACTTTTAGGGAAGTGGCTTGCAGCCATCACTTTTTTACTCACCATATTGCTTTTTCTATTGCTTACCTCACTGATGACGGGTTTTATCTTTTTTAGCTTAGAGAGTACTGGTGTAGCGTTCTCAGAGCTGATCGGGATGTATTTGGCTGCCATCTTACCACAAGCAGGCTTAGTCAGTCTCATGTTTTTACTGGCTATTCTCATTAATCATGGTGCAACGACCATGGGGGCTTTATTTCTTTTCTTAATTGGTAGTAGTATTGTGGATATGCTCAAACCAAAGATTGGTCAATTTTTGCTACCCATCTATCTCGATCGATTAGAGCCTTTTTCTATGGAGAGTCACGATCTGTTGCTTTGGACAAGTGTTAGCGTAGGTTATCTTGTGCTCTCTCTATTGTTGACGGATCTCATTTTCCGTCGAAAAGATCTTTTGCAGTAA
- a CDS encoding polysaccharide deacetylase family protein — protein MLKSFKRLGQLLCLTSLTLMLIPTVSYAKEIPIYSVPTDEKVVALTFDISWGEHVALPVLDALALKFVDKATFFLSGPWSDKHPEVVQEIARRGYEIASHGWHHYNYSQYSDDWIREQVTKTEQTLEQIIGHKPSRLIRTPNGDYNTRVVRTLRNMGYEVIQWDTDSLDWKKPGVEQVAARVLERVHPGDIILMHASDSCPDTPEALLTILEALQMEGYRFVTVSELLKYQK, from the coding sequence TTGTTAAAAAGCTTTAAACGTCTTGGACAATTACTATGCTTGACATCCTTAACCTTAATGCTCATTCCAACAGTGAGCTACGCGAAGGAGATCCCCATCTATTCAGTTCCTACTGATGAAAAGGTGGTTGCCCTTACTTTTGATATTAGCTGGGGCGAGCATGTAGCGCTACCTGTTTTAGATGCTTTAGCTCTCAAGTTTGTGGATAAAGCAACCTTCTTCCTCTCAGGCCCATGGAGTGATAAGCATCCTGAGGTTGTACAAGAGATCGCAAGGCGCGGCTATGAAATCGCTAGCCATGGATGGCATCATTATAACTACAGCCAGTATAGTGATGACTGGATTCGTGAGCAGGTTACTAAAACAGAGCAAACATTAGAGCAGATCATTGGACACAAACCCTCGCGACTGATTCGTACTCCTAATGGTGATTACAATACAAGAGTCGTGCGGACACTTCGAAACATGGGGTACGAAGTGATCCAATGGGACACAGACTCCTTGGATTGGAAGAAACCTGGTGTTGAGCAAGTGGCAGCTAGGGTTCTCGAACGGGTACACCCAGGTGACATCATCTTGATGCACGCCAGTGATTCCTGCCCGGATACACCAGAGGCCTTGTTAACCATCCTAGAAGCGTTACAGATGGAAGGATATCGTTTTGTTACTGTCTCGGAATTATTGAAATACCAAAAGTAA
- a CDS encoding DUF1128 family protein → MNLNQANRPNLEYILEEIIKKLQAINPALLHPDYFSLDKYDDLYDLYLLLKSKNQLSIAEISAIVDELGRLRTSETE, encoded by the coding sequence ATGAATCTTAATCAAGCAAATCGCCCTAATCTGGAGTATATTCTTGAGGAAATCATTAAAAAGTTACAAGCTATTAATCCAGCGCTCCTACATCCTGATTATTTTTCACTAGATAAATACGATGATTTATATGACCTTTATTTATTATTAAAAAGTAAAAACCAGCTAAGTATTGCGGAGATATCTGCCATTGTCGATGAATTAGGTCGTTTGAGAACATCTGAAACAGAATAG
- the bcp gene encoding thioredoxin-dependent thiol peroxidase encodes MIQVGEQVPDLVLPASDGTMVSLKQYAGKYVVLYFYPKDMTPGCTTEACEFRDMTSQYEALNAMIVGVSPDPLKSHEKFIQKHELPFLLLSDEEHALAEAFGVWKLKKMYGREYMGIERSTFIIDPEGKLLKEWRKVKVKGHVEDVLNILKALQS; translated from the coding sequence ATGATACAAGTTGGTGAACAGGTTCCTGATCTAGTGTTACCGGCATCCGATGGGACAATGGTTTCGTTAAAACAATATGCCGGGAAATATGTTGTGCTCTATTTTTACCCCAAGGATATGACACCAGGCTGTACAACGGAAGCATGTGAGTTCCGTGATATGACCAGTCAATATGAAGCACTCAATGCCATGATCGTCGGTGTTAGTCCTGACCCACTAAAATCTCACGAGAAGTTTATCCAAAAACATGAGCTACCATTCCTCTTACTCTCCGATGAAGAGCATGCTCTTGCTGAGGCATTTGGAGTATGGAAGCTTAAGAAAATGTATGGTCGTGAGTATATGGGAATCGAACGCTCTACCTTTATCATCGATCCAGAGGGAAAATTGCTTAAGGAATGGCGAAAGGTGAAGGTAAAAGGTCACGTCGAGGATGTCCTCAACATATTAAAAGCGCTACAATCTTAA
- a CDS encoding DUF3939 domain-containing protein — protein sequence MRWFRKKRDDEVQSTIEEPSQEVPQIDCTLSEVRKAIHQYYRDLPKGTNLSIIICDDNSIDYSLLIPYLHGIPRQTYFMSKATYELFEDGEIPRILDLVQKAVDRYIFERNELPIIDGDPYHKVSYLKLRDYLDERPSIDTYLTDQENMITHRKPR from the coding sequence ATGCGTTGGTTTAGAAAGAAGCGGGATGACGAAGTGCAATCCACCATTGAAGAGCCAAGCCAGGAAGTGCCACAGATCGATTGCACCCTCTCAGAAGTACGTAAGGCGATTCACCAATATTATCGTGATTTGCCCAAAGGGACAAATTTGTCTATTATTATTTGTGATGATAACTCCATCGATTATTCTTTATTGATTCCGTATCTGCATGGGATCCCACGCCAAACATACTTTATGTCAAAGGCAACATACGAATTGTTTGAGGATGGTGAAATACCAAGGATCCTAGATCTTGTGCAGAAAGCAGTTGATCGTTATATTTTTGAACGGAATGAATTACCGATTATTGATGGTGATCCGTATCATAAGGTTAGCTATTTGAAACTGCGCGATTATTTAGATGAACGCCCATCAATTGATACCTACCTAACAGATCAGGAGAATATGATCACACATCGCAAACCACGTTAG
- a CDS encoding complex I NDUFA9 subunit family protein: MDHTIHRLFVTGATGFVGQHVVQQLIRQGHHVTCLIRREEQKQLFQTLPQSSLRFIVGDLFQPELLSESMRSCDTVIHLVGIIREVPRQGITFQRIHVDGTRFLCEAAQNAGVQRFIHMSALGARANSNTGYHQTKYIAEQVVQASDIPYIIFRPSIIYEVQSPFVQQLRSLVQLPLTPVIGHGNYLLQPVALKTVASLFEKAVWKSHLSNLIFEVGGPEQVSFLQMLQHEAEVLNRKLRPVYLPLNLMELSVRMLQGIPRFPLTMTQLTMLKEGNILSEETPLYQLFDEAAVPYYS, encoded by the coding sequence ATGGATCATACGATACATCGTCTGTTTGTAACAGGCGCTACTGGGTTTGTTGGACAGCATGTTGTTCAACAATTAATTCGGCAAGGACACCATGTTACCTGCTTGATTCGACGCGAAGAGCAAAAACAGCTATTTCAAACTCTCCCTCAATCATCCCTTCGTTTTATTGTTGGAGATCTCTTTCAACCTGAACTGCTTTCAGAGTCAATGCGCTCATGCGATACTGTTATTCATCTCGTAGGGATTATTCGCGAAGTTCCTCGCCAAGGCATTACCTTTCAAAGAATCCATGTGGATGGTACGCGCTTCCTCTGTGAAGCAGCACAAAATGCTGGTGTACAGCGTTTCATCCATATGAGTGCACTCGGGGCTCGAGCAAATTCTAATACTGGTTATCATCAAACCAAGTATATTGCTGAGCAAGTGGTTCAAGCTAGTGATATTCCCTATATCATCTTTCGACCATCCATCATCTATGAGGTGCAGAGTCCTTTTGTCCAACAATTACGCTCCCTCGTTCAACTGCCCTTGACACCTGTAATTGGACATGGAAATTACTTACTTCAGCCTGTAGCACTTAAAACCGTTGCTTCACTCTTTGAAAAGGCGGTCTGGAAGTCACACCTCTCCAATCTCATCTTTGAGGTAGGAGGTCCAGAACAGGTAAGCTTTCTTCAGATGCTTCAGCATGAGGCAGAGGTTCTCAACCGAAAACTGCGCCCTGTTTATCTTCCTTTAAACTTAATGGAGTTAAGTGTTCGCATGTTACAGGGCATCCCTCGCTTCCCACTCACGATGACTCAATTAACCATGCTGAAGGAAGGAAATATTCTTTCAGAGGAAACTCCACTTTATCAATTGTTTGATGAAGCAGCAGTCCCTTATTACTCTTGA